Proteins found in one Pagrus major chromosome 20, Pma_NU_1.0 genomic segment:
- the LOC141015587 gene encoding glycylpeptide N-tetradecanoyltransferase 1-like, translated as MNDSNSCDKKPAEDESGSLKRSKKKQKKEDAWKPEGPRDPIAMLNSLPESKQQEIQRALHLFSLGPSLPKTLQQAKKYTYRFWETQPVPGLDGAGDSVVTHGPIVEGKASVRKEPYSLPQGFSWDTLDLSSPTVLGELCTLLNENYMEEDDNTIRFDFSLDYLQWALQPPKWLAQWHCGVRVDTNNKLVGFIAAVPADIRVYETEKRMVQVKFLCVHKKLRLKRMTPVLIRELTRRVNQQGLHQAVYTAGVVLPTPLSSCSPWTRPLNLRKLKEVSYPGLRQDMNLQRAVKFNRLPEVTKTPGLRPMTKEDVAGIHSLLQANLLKFHLSPIWSLQEVEHWLLPKENVIDTYVVEGDDGTLTDVVSFYSVSYKVLNHPVHTGLKAAHLLYIASTATDLMDLMEDMLVLAKSKGFDIVSALDVMDNKSFLEKLKFSISNTDIHYYLYNWMCPNMSPDKVGLVLPN; from the exons ATGAATGATTCAAACTCGTG TGATAAGAAGCCGGCAGAGGACGAGAGTGGCAGTCTGAAAAGGAgcaaaaagaagcagaagaaggaggATGCTTGGAAACCAGAGGGACCCAGGGACCCAATTGCTATG CTGAACTCTCTTCCAGAGAGCAAGCAGCAGGAGATCCAGAGAGCCCTCCACCTCTTCTCCTTGGGCCCAAGTCTGCCCAAGACACTGCAGCAGGCCAAAAAATACACCTATCGTTTCTGGGAAACACAGCCTGTCCCTGGACTGG ATGGCGCAGGTGACAGTGTTGTGACTCACGGCCCAATAGTAGAGGGTAAAGCCAGCGTCCGTAAGGAGCCCTACTCTCTACCTCAGGGTTTCTCCTGGGATACTCTGGATCTGAGCAGCCCCACAGTG TTGGGAGAGCTATGCACTCTGCTCAATGAGAACTACATGGAGGAGGATGACAACACAATCAGATTTGACTTCTCTCTGGACTACCTGCAATG GGCTTTACAACCTCCTAAGTGGCTGGCCCAGTGGCACTGTGGTGTGCGGGTAGACACAAATAACAAGTTAGTCGGCTTCATCGCTGCCGTTCCTGCAGATATTCGTGTATATGAGAC GGAGAAGCGGATGGTACAGGTCAAATTCCTGTGTGTTCATAAGAAGCTGCGCCTCAAGCGGATGACTCCAGTTCTGATCCGAGAGCTCACCAGACGGGTCAACCAGCAGGGCCTCCATCAGGCTGTCTACACAGCTGGTGTAGTGTTGCCCACACCGCTCAGCTCCTGCAG TCCGTGGACTCGTCCTCTGAACCTCCGAAAGCTGAAGGAGGTGAGCTACCCGGGTCTGAGACAGGACATGAACCTGCAGAGAGCTGTCAAGTTCAACCGTCTCCCTGAG GTGACAAAGACACCAGGTCTGCGGCCTATGACTAAAGAAGATGTTGCAGGGATACACTCTCTACTCCAAGCAAACCTCCTCAAGTTCCACCTCAGCCCCATCTGGTCCTTGCAGGAAGTAGAGCACTGGCTGCTGCCGAAGGAGAACGTGATTGACACCTACGTTGTGGAG gGTGATGATGGCACACTGACAGACGTGGTGAGTTTCTACAGCGTCTCCTACAAGGTGCTGAATCACCCGGTCCACACTGGCCTGAAAGCAGCCCATCTGCTTTACATTGCCTCTACTGCCACAGACCTGATGGACCTCATGGAGGACATGCTGGTCCTGGCTAAATCT AAAGGTTTTGACATCGTCTCTGCTCTCGATGTGATGGATAACAAGAGTTTCCTGGAGAAGCTCAAGTTCAGCATCAGTAACACGGACATTCATTACTACCTGTACAACTGGATGTGTCCTAATATGAGCCCAGACAAG GTGGGCTTGGTGTTACCCAACTAA